The following proteins are co-located in the Solanum pennellii chromosome 1, SPENNV200 genome:
- the LOC107008201 gene encoding RING-H2 finger protein ATL70-like — protein MNATASAPDPNSSDDGFLGSQNLGGFAYGIGVSAGILLLITTITLMSYFCTRHQTTVEPPQRRHRNNNNNNNNEVVVVVDVDVDVGVDEETLSSFPKLLYSDAYKNIQKDSTASSCCSICLGDYKNSDMLRQLPDCGHLFHLKCVDPWLRLHPTCPICRTSPLPSPLSTPLVEVVPLATRPIG, from the coding sequence ATGAATGCCACAGCCTCCGCCCCGGATCCGAATTCGTCCGATGACGGGTTCTTGGGGTCACAAAACCTTGGTGGATTCGCGTATGGTATTGGAGTCTCTGCAGGGATATTGTTATTGATAACAACGATAACCCTAATGTCCTATTTTTGTACGAGGCATCAAACAACGGTGGAGCCACCACAAAGGAGACAtaggaataataataataataacaacaacgaGGTGGTTGTGGTCGTGGATGTGGATGTGGACGTAGGGGTTGATGAGGAAACCCTATCGAGTTTTCCAAAGTTGTTGTATTCGGATGCTTATAAGAATATTCAAAAGGATTCAACCGCGAGTTCTTGTTGTTCAATATGTTTAGGTGATTACAAGAATAGTGACATGTTAAGACAATTGCCTGATTGTGGCCACTTGTTTCATTTGAAATGTGTTGATCCATGGTTAAGGTTACATCCAACTTGTCCTATTTGTAGAACTTCTCCATTGCCATCACCACTATCTACTCCTCTAGTTGAAGTTGTTCCTTTGGCAACTAGGCCTATTGGATAA